TGAAGGCTGATTATCTCTGCATACATTATAATCACTGCATACATTATATAATCATTCTATTAATGAATTTGGTTCATAGTATTTGCTAGtcaattttttctatatttgcaGTTTTCACGATGTTTTGTGAAGATTTATCTTTAATATAGTCATTATGTACTGTTGAGAAACTTACTAGAAATCTATTCATTTGTGTGAAactttttcataaattattgCCTCCCAAATAGTAATGGAAAGGTTATAGAAATAGGTTCCTTGTATACACGTAGTAGCAAAATTATGGTTGAAGTTACACAACCATAGAGATAACTTCTGTCATTAAAATGTTCCACCGACCAAAAAACGTAGTAGCAAAATTTTCTAAGTTTACATAGCATTGATATTTTGATGAGGCAGTTGCTAAATATATATCCATAGAAGGCTATAATTAATATCTATACTAAGAAGAACGAACTCTCTcgttaacaaaaattaattacgtaatttataaaaagaaacaaaatattcatTACATAAAAACATTGATTTACCTAAGCTAGAGGGGATCATTGTACTTTTAAACCTGGCAAAAACAATAAACCGACAAACATAACTTAAACAGTCACAATACACCACCCTCGACAAACTAAACATCCAGACACATCACATGAAACAAGTTCAAAAGTTGTTGTGGTCCTTTAAACATGAACCTATTTTCCTTCCTTAAGTACATGCTGTAGCCATTGCCAACACCCTTTTCCCATAAAGATGATTACGAAGTTTTCTGTTCTTGGATATAATGAGATGACAAAGTTCTCTACAAAGACGACCCTgcaataaacaaaacaaacaaaagattCAGCAAAGATTCAATTACAATTTTTCTTGAAACAAGATTTGAATGAAAACATCAATAACCTTGGTGCACTGTAATGCTCTTTGGGCTACATAATTTCCAAAGGGATCCTTAAGAACAGTCAAGAAATCACGGCTTCTCATTATCTCCTCAACTATAACCGCAGCATCATTATATTCACAATATCTCAGAAGATCTTCTACCACATTGCTGGCATGCTTGTTCAGAGAAAGTCTAACAAATTTTCCGCGAAGCACTTCTATTATCATTTGGTTTGCTCTCGGCCACATCATTTTAATTACATATTGCACCACATAGTTTCTTCaagacaaacaaaaaatatatcaatcatCACATAATAGTTTTAAAATGAAGGAACAATTCAAACTACCACAAGAAATATAGTATACTCTCTGAccttatttataaacaaaagtaaatcaaaaaaattgatatatttgataaaaaaaactgtTGCTTATAAATCAGACTAGAGAGTTCGAGATATCAATGCACTTTCAACTATGGCATATGAGATGCAAATAAATTGCAGACTAACAACGAAATGTAACAAAAAATCAGTTAAATAATACTAGTAATAAGTTAAAGAGTGTAGAGTGAAACCCATATGAATCTTCTGCTAGGACCATAGCCTTTGAGATTATTTCTACAATCAACAGGGTTATGGCATTTCCCACAACATGTCTAAGGAATTTTTGAATAACCGAACATCCAACTTTATCTCTTGCAACATTAACACAATTTCTTACTACTTCATCCAAGATGATCTGAAATAATAAAGTTTTCAATTAATGGAtgattctttttctttcatataGTTAAAAGGAGAAAAACACAAGACTGATGAGATATGGCATTAATTACATCTTTGAATTCGGGCGGGAAAAGCTTCAAACACTGCAGAACAACATAGCTAccattaatatttttcatcaatGCAACAATGATACGCCCCACAGCACGCGTAACCTCATATAATGTGAAAGTGTTTTCAATATTCTCCAGAATATTCTGCATAACCCGAGTTCTGTAACAACAAAATTAGAATTACACAAATTATTGTTAACAAAAATTTCAAGAGAATAAAATTTGAATCCAATggtatacaaatttaaaaaaaagtctaGGAATGCAATATGAGTGTCACATACAATTTTAAAGTCATAATTAATCAACTTCATTTGACACTGATGCATATATGTAGAGGACTTTGGTAAACCAATTTTTCACATACAGTTAATAGGAATACTTCCTATTATCTTATCACCACACAATTGTATctgttgttataaaaaaaatatacaatcaACAACTGCTCGTGTTGTGCATGGCCATTAAATGAACACAatttaaaacctaaaaccttacACAGGGTTGTTACGATGGAAGGTAAAGCCATATATTAAAGCAACCGTAGACgtttatgaaaaacaaaatttttacttaataaaaagtgTATCAACAcaaattttacttaataaaaagactttagaatttaatatttttaaaattaaaacatataaatatttcttAAATTTGATATTATCTCAACAATATTAagtcaattaaaatataaatattatatgacattaattatattaatataatgataatagtttatattattttatcatcacaCAATTGTAACCGTCGTTATAAAGTAATTATACAATCAACAACTATTTTGTACATTGTCATTAAACCTGAACACAATTTAAAACCTTATTTAAGGTTTAGATGGCAAAGTCACTTAAACAACCGCTAGGGTAAGACTACTAAAACatataaatcttttttaaatttaatattatctcaACAATATTACTTCAATCAATTGAAAAGTAAATATTACGTgacattaattatattagtaTATTGATAGTGTTTAAGTATACATACCCATGATCGTGGATGCAAACATCTAAGAGCTTTTGATCATTTGAGATAAGCATGAAAGAAAGAGAGTTAATCTGATCCATGGTGACAATATCCTTTGCTTGAAAAATCTTTAGAATCAAGTAGTTTCCAAAAGGGTGTGTGATGAGCTGGTGTAAACGATCCTTAACTTCTGAGACGATAATCTCAACATCTAGGAAGTTACCCTCATCGATCTTCGCCTGAAGATAACGACATCCAAGCTCATCCATTGCCATAACTGGAACCAACCCTCTCTTCAATAGTGAAGGACGATTGttcatataattataaatatgatgaAAATGCATTTTGTGCACGTTGGCTTCAATAGCAGCCTTTATTCTCATCATATTCATCTCAGAATAATTTAGTAAGCCATTACTACTTTtgtcattataattatttgacaaagtATTATTGTCTTCCATCCTAGGAGCGTTTAAGGTTCTCACATCTTGAACATGAGAACTATAAAGTTGTTGATGAATAACAGTTTTGTCTTGCACGGGTTGAAGAGGAGGACTATGTTCATGTTCCTCCATTAGGGGATCAACAACATCAGAAGAACAAAAGTTATTCATGTCTCCCATTGGAAAATAAGAAGAGAAAGAGTGAACcagataacaatatttataatgattTGTGACTCAGAGACGCAGTTCTTAGAGTTTGTATAAACTCCGGAAACTTTGTTACGTTGTTACttaattatctttttctttttgtataaatatttgagtgagaattttgtaaaaaatcttTTTTGAGTGAATATTTGGTTCAAAAAAGATGCTACAAATAAGTAAAGgttaaattaatgataatatCTATCAGATTTTACCACAATAAATCTAATGGATTTTCtgtttttttcttattttttacatATCACATTTAATAGTTTAATCTAGTTTAACCACTTGGGTGTATAAAGTTTAATTAATGAGCGGATTTTGTTTGGTTTCTATATGAGAGAAAGTCGGAACAAattaaacataatcaattttattttatttagtttttataatatttttttacaaaatttgaattaaatcaatTTGGTTTGTTCAACAGAATTGATATCTTTAAaactaagaaaattatttttaaaaatataaaaaatcaatcctttttattaaataaaatagttaaaacgTGTAAATTTATACGATatctataatttaaaataatttatatcttcttcttcttctatatatatatatatatatatataaaagggtACACTTTTTCTTTCTGACCTATTTCTTTTTTCTATCTTTTCCGTTTTATTATCTTataactcttttattttttccgAAGAATctgttttatcctttttttttttaacttctttatattttcttttgatttgatAGAGGATAAGATACAATATCTATAATCTATATAACTATTATAAAAGTGATACCTTTTAATTTGGTGTAGATTATTTTTAGGCTAGAATTtatatcttcttcttcttctatatatatatatatatatataaaagggtACACTTTTTCTTTCTGACCTATTTCTTTTTTCTATCTTTTCCGTTTTATTATCTTataactcttttattttttccgAAGAATctgttttatcctttttttttttaacttctttatattttcttttgatttgatAGAGGATAAGATACAATATCTATAATCTATATAACTATTATAAAAGTGATACCTTTTAATTTGGTGTAGATTATTTTTAGGCTAGATGAATGGCATGCAAGTCAACTAGAATATCTTCTATACGAGGAGTCACTGTTTTCTTCACACGGTATACCGTGAGATAGGGTGTTCACCGCAATGTTcctaataacttttttttttttttttttataaaaataatttataaaataatataaaaaatattaattaaaattatattatatcttttaattttaatttcaatttcaatagtatggattttgagtttcgtttagaaatataaaaattaaattacgatccaataattttataaaaaaaagaattgaaatcaattaaattgatttttttttcctattttgagttcaattttaattgaatcaaataagttcaatatttgttgatttaaatgtgattttatttcatttaaaattgacTATAGATAtctgaataaaattattagacTATATTAGTAGTGTTATCTTAAATATGTGTTGTATTTAAAGATCttttaattgtttatatattatttttttcaatgtaaTTTAAAAAGTGTTAATGTAATTGtcttaataatataaaaaatttagtatttgaaaaagaaaattttatatttttaaaataaatatgttaattttacttaattaaatcTGATTGAATTGAACCAAATCAACAtgctatttttaattttgtgataaaaattgtaaaaatttaaccaaactaactatattttttgtttaaattttttttttctttccaaatatAAGCAATATATTCTATCATAACTTCGTCTTTTTAAAACCTATGCAACTTTTTAGTCcaattcattctttttttttgtaattatgttTGTTTCGCAactttacaacttaaaattcttaaaaatttaataact
The genomic region above belongs to Cicer arietinum cultivar CDC Frontier isolate Library 1 chromosome 4, Cicar.CDCFrontier_v2.0, whole genome shotgun sequence and contains:
- the LOC101491338 gene encoding pumilio homolog 11-like — translated: MNNFCSSDVVDPLMEEHEHSPPLQPVQDKTVIHQQLYSSHVQDVRTLNAPRMEDNNTLSNNYNDKSSNGLLNYSEMNMMRIKAAIEANVHKMHFHHIYNYMNNRPSLLKRGLVPVMAMDELGCRYLQAKIDEGNFLDVEIIVSEVKDRLHQLITHPFGNYLILKIFQAKDIVTMDQINSLSFMLISNDQKLLDVCIHDHGTRVMQNILENIENTFTLYEVTRAVGRIIVALMKNINGSYVVLQCLKLFPPEFKDFQIILDEVVRNCVNVARDKVGCSVIQKFLRHVVGNAITLLIVEIISKAMVLAEDSYGNYVVQYVIKMMWPRANQMIIEVLRGKFVRLSLNKHASNVVEDLLRYCEYNDAAVIVEEIMRSRDFLTVLKDPFGNYVAQRALQCTKGRLCRELCHLIISKNRKLRNHLYGKRVLAMATACT